A genomic segment from bacterium encodes:
- a CDS encoding tetratricopeptide repeat protein yields MSKISKTELKRNELIEWLKLTAYYFKNNIKVVIITVTSIIFIIIAGSSILYIKRKNNRLSQEMLFQAINIYHSNPSQPGETGKKTLIDSISGLKNVIDKYPNTQSASIAYFYLGNLYYQLADYQQSLQYYNDFAKKYPRHELIHLVHKNTANIYESLKNFDEAVKIYEDLINMHGIDLKEKDDLKLNLARIYEIQNQIDKAKKIYAELSNNEEAQFRLSCLSDK; encoded by the coding sequence ATGTCAAAAATTTCAAAAACCGAACTAAAACGCAATGAACTTATAGAATGGCTGAAATTGACCGCTTACTATTTTAAAAACAATATTAAAGTTGTAATAATAACAGTTACAAGCATCATATTTATAATAATTGCCGGCAGTTCAATACTCTATATTAAAAGAAAAAATAACAGATTAAGCCAGGAAATGTTATTCCAGGCGATTAATATTTATCACTCGAACCCATCCCAGCCGGGCGAAACCGGCAAAAAAACGTTAATTGACAGTATATCCGGCCTGAAAAATGTAATTGATAAATATCCAAACACTCAAAGTGCGTCCATCGCATATTTTTATTTAGGGAACCTTTATTACCAGTTAGCGGATTATCAGCAATCTTTGCAATATTATAACGATTTTGCTAAAAAATACCCAAGGCATGAACTGATACATCTTGTCCATAAGAATACGGCTAATATTTATGAATCGTTAAAAAATTTTGATGAAGCTGTAAAAATTTATGAAGATTTAATAAATATGCATGGTATTGATTTAAAAGAGAAAGATGATTTAAAATTAAATCTCGCGCGTATTTATGAAATACAGAACCAGATTGATAAGGCAAAGAAAATATACGCGGAGCTTTCCAATAATGAGGAAGCGCAATTCAGGCTGAGCTGTTTATCAGATAAATAA